A region of Cryptococcus decagattii chromosome 3, complete sequence DNA encodes the following proteins:
- a CDS encoding 40S ribosomal protein S11 — protein MAEQTEKAFQKQHLFQNAKSKGGKKIATKTKRWYKDVGLGFKTPNEAINGTYIDKKCPFTGDISIRGRILNGIVHSTKMTNTIIIRREYLHYIPKYRRYEKRHKNLAAHCSPAFRVEIGDQVTVGQCRPLSKTVRFNVLRVSKNKAAKGFAKF, from the exons ATGGCCGAGCAGACCGAGAAAGCTTTCCAGAAGCAGCACCTTTTCCAGAACGCCAAGTCCAAGG GCGGCAAGAAGATTGCTACCAAGACTAAGCGATGGTACAAGGATGTCGGTCTCGGTTTCAAGACCCCCAACG AGGCCATCAACGGCACCTACATCGACAAGAAGTGTCCCTTCACTGGCGACATCTCTATTCGAGGCCGAATTCTTAACGGTATCGTCCACTCTACCAAGATGACCAACACTATCATCATTCGACGAGAGTACCTCCACTA CATCCCCAAGTACCGACGATACGAGAAGCGACACAAGAACCTTGCTGCCCACTGCTCTCCTGCTTTCCGAGTCGAGATTGGTGACCAGGTTACTGTTG GCCAATGCCGACCTCTCTCCAAAACTGTCCGATTCAACGTTCTCCGTGTCTCTAAGAACAAGGCTGCTAAGGGCTTTGCCAAGTTCTAA